Proteins from a genomic interval of Treponema brennaborense DSM 12168:
- a CDS encoding alpha/beta hydrolase yields the protein MIFLLIIGFTAVGIAAFSVSSGALLFGSLFLRKKDTSSLDPAVIAQALDALRKSADGTSLRGVEMSGASARLAAHLNDKRIMIPLLEAKLRWFGLCGRKAAVERLFITGFRRVRLAGYAVEPEAVGFADAPCSALTANGTLAGNDTLPANGTLAGNSPRRVALLVHGYSDSAAGMAYLAEEYLKRGVTVVAVDCRAHGGSGGKLITMGYTDASDVVDWLAFLTAKYGENTRFILHGVSMGAAAVLQSLSLKEFQPFVPNVTAAVADCGFSSAKEQLACQIGEIIGAAAFQRFIGGLVINGMSLVNGLMSGFFLGQDSPVKALRKRRKLPACRIPLVLFHGDADVMVSPRMANELETAAAGCGVSVAHVPDAPHIGSYFYDPQSYMRRIFDAIAVRKID from the coding sequence ATGATATTTTTACTGATTATAGGATTCACGGCGGTGGGAATCGCCGCGTTTTCGGTTTCGTCAGGCGCGCTGCTGTTCGGGTCTCTTTTTCTGCGGAAAAAAGATACGAGTTCGCTCGATCCGGCCGTTATCGCGCAGGCACTGGATGCGCTCAGAAAAAGCGCGGACGGCACGTCCCTTCGCGGCGTTGAAATGAGCGGCGCGTCCGCCCGGTTGGCGGCGCATTTGAACGATAAACGGATCATGATTCCGCTGCTTGAAGCAAAATTGCGCTGGTTCGGGCTGTGCGGGCGCAAAGCGGCGGTCGAACGTCTTTTCATAACCGGTTTCCGCCGGGTGCGGCTGGCAGGCTACGCCGTTGAACCTGAAGCGGTCGGTTTTGCGGATGCGCCGTGCAGTGCGCTTACTGCAAACGGCACGCTTGCCGGGAACGATACGCTTCCTGCGAACGGCACGCTTGCCGGGAACAGTCCGCGCCGCGTCGCGCTGCTGGTGCACGGGTATTCGGATTCCGCGGCGGGGATGGCCTATCTTGCCGAAGAGTATTTGAAACGCGGCGTAACGGTCGTTGCCGTCGACTGCCGCGCGCACGGCGGTTCGGGAGGCAAACTCATCACGATGGGCTACACCGATGCGTCCGACGTCGTCGACTGGCTTGCGTTTCTGACCGCAAAATACGGCGAGAACACTCGATTCATTCTGCACGGCGTGTCGATGGGAGCCGCCGCCGTACTGCAGTCGCTTTCATTAAAAGAGTTTCAGCCGTTCGTTCCGAACGTAACGGCGGCCGTCGCCGACTGCGGATTTTCTTCCGCAAAAGAGCAGCTCGCCTGTCAGATCGGTGAGATTATCGGGGCGGCGGCGTTTCAGCGTTTTATAGGCGGCCTTGTCATAAACGGTATGTCGCTGGTGAACGGCCTCATGTCGGGGTTCTTTTTGGGGCAGGATTCGCCGGTAAAGGCGCTGCGGAAACGGCGAAAATTACCGGCGTGCCGCATTCCGCTCGTATTGTTTCACGGAGACGCGGACGTTATGGTGAGTCCCCGCATGGCGAACGAGCTTGAAACGGCTGCGGCTGGCTGCGGCGTTTCCGTTGCGCACGTACCGGACGCGCCGCACATCGGCAGTTATTTTTACGATCCGCAGTCGTACATGCGGCGGATTTTCGACGCAATCGCAGTCCGGAAAATTGATTGA
- a CDS encoding zinc metallopeptidase → MYFDTYYLILVVPALLLSVWAQFKVKSTFSHFSQQASARGISGAQAAAYLLKANNIGDVKIERVSGNLTDHYDPSSKTLRLSDSVYGKTSIAAIGVAAHETGHAIQHAVHYGPLALRSTLVPIANIGSAAGPVLAVLGIVFSWSFLINLGLLFFACAVLFYLVTLPVEFNASRRAVAILGKSGTLNESELGGVKKVLSAAALTYVASALTAIASFLRLVLISRNRRN, encoded by the coding sequence ATGTATTTCGATACGTATTATCTGATTCTCGTCGTTCCGGCGCTTCTGCTGTCCGTATGGGCACAGTTTAAAGTAAAATCGACGTTTTCGCACTTTTCACAGCAGGCAAGCGCCCGCGGAATAAGCGGCGCGCAGGCGGCGGCGTATCTTTTAAAAGCCAACAACATCGGCGACGTAAAAATCGAACGGGTTTCAGGCAACCTGACCGATCATTACGATCCGTCGTCTAAAACGCTGCGTCTGTCCGATTCCGTATACGGAAAAACGTCCATCGCCGCAATCGGCGTCGCCGCGCATGAAACGGGACACGCCATTCAGCACGCCGTTCATTACGGCCCGCTCGCACTGAGAAGCACGCTCGTTCCGATCGCAAACATCGGTTCAGCGGCGGGGCCCGTACTGGCCGTGTTGGGCATCGTATTCAGTTGGAGTTTTCTGATAAACTTGGGCCTGCTGTTTTTCGCCTGCGCGGTGCTGTTTTATCTGGTAACGCTGCCGGTCGAATTCAACGCGTCGCGCCGCGCCGTCGCCATTTTGGGCAAATCCGGCACGCTGAACGAATCGGAACTGGGCGGCGTCAAAAAAGTACTGTCCGCCGCCGCACTCACGTACGTTGCTTCCGCACTCACCGCGATCGCAAGCTTCCTGCGCCTCGTCCTGATTTCGCGAAACCGGCGCAACTGA
- a CDS encoding extracellular solute-binding protein, with protein sequence MKKAIGIILAVCMAFSAAGAFAAGGKDSADPSKPVEITIWTHEDVNRTAIEQRYIAEFQAANPGVKVNYVTYPSGKIKDILVAAFAANEGPDIFNLEINDSYPFIVNGRVAPVDAQAAGYKNQKAIIDAYMGGMLDPVTEDGKVYGLPLELTNWCIYLNKKIFRDAGLDPVKDLPRTWEDIMAVSEKIALRNGEIITRRGFDFRYPYYLTSWMPMVEQLGGKLISDDGKKAIVNDDAWLKSLRYMQQFGPSGKNLGSPTYTAARKIFDNNQNEIAMSLSGLYQEQRMAAANPAFFNSDDWMVIPFPQWKDAKKTEPCHYYGHYYMVNSQKSSAQQQAAWKLLGYMLSHGEEYLKEVAIVQPTKALFESATFKNMPYSDVFKSDLEKGSIVYYAENSPKIESLLKTAVESVMLSGITPEKALETLKKNLQSVIDEE encoded by the coding sequence ATGAAAAAAGCAATCGGTATCATCCTTGCAGTATGCATGGCGTTCAGTGCGGCAGGCGCGTTCGCCGCAGGCGGAAAGGATTCCGCGGATCCGTCAAAACCGGTTGAGATAACCATTTGGACACATGAAGACGTCAACCGTACCGCTATCGAACAGCGGTACATCGCCGAATTTCAGGCGGCTAACCCCGGTGTAAAAGTAAATTACGTAACCTATCCGTCCGGAAAAATCAAGGACATTCTGGTTGCCGCATTCGCTGCGAACGAAGGTCCGGATATCTTCAATCTTGAAATCAACGATTCGTATCCGTTCATCGTAAACGGACGCGTCGCGCCGGTAGACGCACAGGCGGCCGGATACAAAAACCAAAAAGCGATCATCGACGCGTATATGGGCGGAATGCTTGATCCCGTTACCGAAGACGGCAAAGTATACGGTCTGCCGCTCGAACTGACGAACTGGTGTATTTACTTGAACAAGAAAATTTTCCGCGACGCGGGTCTTGATCCGGTGAAGGATCTGCCGCGCACTTGGGAAGACATTATGGCGGTTTCCGAAAAAATCGCGCTCAGAAACGGTGAAATCATTACGCGCCGCGGATTCGACTTCCGCTATCCGTACTATCTGACCAGCTGGATGCCGATGGTTGAACAGTTGGGCGGCAAGCTGATCAGCGACGACGGCAAAAAAGCAATCGTCAACGACGACGCCTGGCTCAAATCGTTGCGCTACATGCAGCAGTTCGGTCCTTCGGGCAAAAACCTCGGTTCCCCCACGTACACGGCTGCACGCAAGATCTTCGACAACAACCAGAACGAAATCGCCATGTCTTTGAGCGGTCTGTATCAGGAACAGCGCATGGCGGCGGCGAATCCCGCGTTCTTCAACAGCGACGACTGGATGGTCATTCCGTTCCCGCAGTGGAAAGACGCAAAAAAAACCGAACCGTGCCACTACTACGGTCATTATTACATGGTCAACTCGCAGAAAAGCAGCGCGCAGCAGCAGGCTGCCTGGAAACTGCTCGGCTATATGCTCAGCCACGGCGAAGAATATCTGAAAGAAGTTGCCATCGTACAGCCTACGAAAGCGCTGTTCGAGTCCGCAACGTTCAAAAACATGCCGTATTCCGACGTATTCAAATCGGATCTCGAAAAAGGCAGCATCGTCTATTATGCCGAAAACTCGCCTAAAATCGAATCTTTGCTGAAAACTGCGGTCGAATCGGTCATGCTTTCCGGCATCACGCCCGAAAAAGCACTTGAAACGCTGAAAAAGAATCTGCAGTCCGTTATCGACGAAGAATAA
- a CDS encoding carbohydrate ABC transporter permease: protein MKNRKSRLTYEQKKARWGWFFTLPGLLFFALFSFYPIINAFITSLYNKKLLSLKAPAFVGVSNYAKILSSPDFWNSMRATAVFTVGCFIPLVIVSLVLAVFITSRSKFKRGFQMILYSPAVLSSVVAALIWMLLFDPRGVMNQFMNTLTGQNGVDYKWLADSVMVQFSTIMVYFWKYVGYFTILYITGIGKIPDTVYEAATIDGASAWQRFLWVTMPLLKPTTVMVSIMAMIQCLKTFSTQYLFTQSGAPLAPINVITLNIYNTAMRDLAISRASVMSIILFLIMLLLTTLQMKVTKSDDVTF, encoded by the coding sequence ATGAAAAACCGCAAATCAAGATTGACGTATGAACAAAAAAAAGCCCGTTGGGGATGGTTTTTCACATTGCCGGGGCTCCTGTTCTTTGCGCTCTTTTCGTTTTATCCGATTATCAACGCGTTTATCACCAGTCTATACAACAAGAAATTATTGTCCCTGAAAGCGCCGGCGTTCGTCGGAGTTTCCAATTACGCAAAAATACTTTCCAGTCCCGATTTCTGGAATTCCATGCGGGCAACCGCCGTGTTTACCGTCGGCTGTTTTATTCCGCTCGTCATCGTGTCGCTCGTACTGGCGGTATTCATTACCAGCCGCAGTAAATTCAAGCGCGGATTCCAGATGATTTTATATTCGCCGGCAGTGCTTTCTTCCGTCGTCGCGGCGCTCATCTGGATGCTGTTGTTCGACCCGCGCGGCGTTATGAATCAGTTCATGAACACCCTTACCGGACAAAACGGCGTCGACTACAAATGGCTCGCCGATTCCGTCATGGTTCAGTTTTCTACCATTATGGTTTATTTTTGGAAATACGTCGGATATTTTACGATTCTGTACATAACCGGCATCGGCAAAATTCCCGACACCGTATACGAAGCGGCGACCATAGACGGCGCGAGCGCTTGGCAGCGTTTTTTGTGGGTTACGATGCCGCTGCTGAAACCGACGACCGTTATGGTTTCCATTATGGCGATGATTCAGTGTCTGAAAACGTTCAGCACGCAATACTTGTTCACGCAAAGCGGCGCGCCGCTTGCACCGATCAACGTTATCACGCTTAACATTTACAATACGGCGATGCGCGATCTTGCAATCAGCCGCGCAAGTGTCATGAGTATCATATTGTTCCTCATCATGCTGCTTTTGACGACGCTGCAGATGAAAGTAACCAAAAGCGACGACGTAACGTTCTAA
- a CDS encoding carbohydrate ABC transporter permease translates to MINTKHSAGSTSAKIGNSLIWIFLCAFCAVIVLPLVFMVTASFMKAINIMKMPYSWIPKEFYFQNYVRAIAGNDNSFMYVRNIANSLFVAGTITATTILFASLIGFGLAKYKFRGRNVVFLAIMATMMIPFETIMVPLYMVVLNLNIQNTYAGLIIPFMVNAFAVFQMRQYLMTFPEDVLDAARIDGTSEPGIFFRIVFPNCAPAIATLAVLTFRQQWDNLLWPLLVAQSEKMKTIPAYIVKFAAEKYSDEGAMMAVAVIASIPIFILFFGLSKYFVGGSSMYAAGKE, encoded by the coding sequence ATGATCAACACGAAACATTCGGCAGGTTCAACCTCGGCCAAAATCGGCAATTCTTTGATATGGATTTTTCTGTGCGCGTTCTGTGCAGTCATCGTACTGCCGCTCGTATTCATGGTAACGGCGAGTTTTATGAAAGCCATCAACATCATGAAAATGCCGTACAGCTGGATTCCGAAAGAATTCTATTTTCAGAATTACGTGCGCGCCATCGCGGGCAACGACAATTCGTTCATGTACGTACGCAACATCGCGAACAGCCTGTTCGTAGCAGGCACTATTACCGCGACCACGATATTGTTCGCGTCGCTCATCGGATTCGGACTGGCAAAATACAAATTCCGCGGACGGAACGTCGTGTTCCTTGCAATCATGGCGACGATGATGATCCCGTTTGAAACCATCATGGTTCCGCTGTACATGGTCGTCCTGAATCTGAATATCCAGAACACGTACGCGGGTCTTATCATACCGTTTATGGTCAACGCGTTCGCCGTGTTCCAGATGCGCCAATATCTGATGACGTTTCCGGAAGACGTACTCGACGCGGCGCGTATTGACGGAACGAGCGAACCCGGTATATTCTTCCGTATCGTGTTTCCGAACTGTGCGCCGGCGATTGCGACGCTGGCAGTTCTGACGTTCCGGCAGCAATGGGACAATCTGCTGTGGCCGCTGCTGGTCGCGCAGAGTGAAAAAATGAAAACGATTCCGGCGTATATCGTCAAATTTGCGGCGGAAAAATATTCGGACGAAGGCGCCATGATGGCCGTCGCGGTTATTGCGAGTATTCCGATTTTCATTCTGTTTTTCGGTTTGTCCAAATATTTCGTCGGCGGATCGTCTATGTACGCCGCAGGAAAAGAATAG
- a CDS encoding HAD family hydrolase — MLFIFDMGGVVTDNVVVIPRIAEKLGITESDFYRFAKQSALPETIAAAKRGPNPYAEGGLADLQRGTLDEAQFWYNFEKVSGIAVPCDYWRFYFQPEKIAGTYQLIEALRKKYRVVAGTNTIRCHYDVHNERGDYACFDKVYASHLMGIIKPDAEFWHFILEMERTPPEQTVFFDDNEDNVRAALKLGIQAHLFTSSDEAASAVREWL, encoded by the coding sequence ATGTTGTTTATTTTCGATATGGGCGGAGTCGTTACCGACAACGTCGTCGTCATTCCCCGCATTGCCGAAAAACTCGGTATTACCGAAAGCGATTTTTACCGCTTTGCAAAACAAAGCGCGCTGCCTGAAACGATCGCGGCGGCAAAGCGCGGCCCGAACCCGTACGCGGAGGGCGGTCTTGCAGATTTGCAGCGCGGAACGCTCGACGAAGCGCAGTTCTGGTATAACTTTGAAAAGGTGTCCGGAATCGCCGTGCCGTGCGACTACTGGCGCTTTTATTTTCAGCCGGAAAAGATAGCGGGTACGTACCAGCTGATAGAAGCGCTGCGCAAAAAGTATCGGGTCGTCGCCGGCACCAATACGATTCGCTGCCATTACGACGTGCACAACGAACGCGGCGATTACGCCTGTTTCGATAAAGTTTACGCGTCGCACCTGATGGGAATTATCAAACCGGACGCGGAATTCTGGCACTTTATCCTCGAAATGGAACGCACGCCGCCTGAACAGACGGTGTTTTTCGACGATAACGAAGACAACGTACGGGCAGCGCTGAAACTCGGCATTCAGGCGCATCTGTTTACTTCAAGCGACGAAGCCGCCAGCGCGGTGCGGGAATGGCTGTAA
- a CDS encoding ABC transporter substrate-binding protein yields MAVRKPPAARMLRLCLLLCVIAATTACAKRERQAESNVPKSSAAEAELVIYSPHYTDKTEFIIREFRQRTGITVELVYQGTTELLERLAHERESGVHTADVFWGGGIESLEANTALFAPYRSSQLDAINPAYCDPEQYWTGFSVMTMVLVYNTDLVPADKIPRTWRDLLDPFFAHRIIMPDPMRSGSAYSILNAILSSERDGGDEWVLLRELKNAAGTGGLAAASSQVHSAVATGEYFAGLTAEDAALPETAAGQPLAIVYPADGTIAVPDGVALVKDAPHAENAKRFIDFVLGPDVQQLVPVRWYRRSVRNDIPLPAGAESFSKLRILPYDVFAAARSRERILQTWQAFPPQSAREP; encoded by the coding sequence ATGGCTGTAAGGAAACCGCCGGCGGCCCGGATGCTCCGGCTCTGCCTTCTGCTTTGCGTAATCGCGGCGACTACCGCGTGCGCAAAACGGGAACGGCAGGCGGAATCCAACGTTCCGAAATCATCCGCAGCGGAAGCGGAACTGGTCATTTATTCTCCGCATTATACTGATAAAACCGAATTCATCATCCGCGAATTCCGCCAGCGAACCGGCATTACCGTCGAATTGGTGTATCAGGGAACGACCGAACTGCTTGAGCGGCTCGCACATGAACGGGAATCGGGCGTACACACGGCCGACGTCTTCTGGGGCGGCGGCATCGAGTCGCTTGAAGCAAACACGGCGCTGTTCGCTCCGTACCGAAGCAGTCAACTCGACGCCATAAATCCCGCCTATTGCGATCCGGAACAGTACTGGACGGGATTTTCGGTCATGACGATGGTTCTCGTGTACAACACGGATTTGGTTCCCGCCGATAAGATTCCGCGGACGTGGCGGGATCTGCTCGATCCGTTTTTTGCGCACCGCATCATCATGCCCGACCCGATGCGATCGGGTTCCGCGTACAGCATTCTCAACGCGATTCTCTCATCCGAACGGGACGGCGGAGACGAATGGGTTCTGCTTCGGGAACTGAAAAACGCCGCCGGTACCGGCGGGCTCGCCGCCGCGTCGTCGCAGGTACACAGTGCGGTCGCCACCGGCGAATATTTTGCAGGGCTTACCGCGGAAGACGCCGCGCTGCCGGAAACGGCGGCAGGTCAGCCGCTCGCGATCGTGTATCCCGCAGACGGAACTATCGCCGTTCCCGACGGCGTCGCGCTCGTCAAAGACGCGCCACACGCGGAAAACGCAAAACGGTTTATCGATTTCGTGCTCGGCCCGGACGTGCAGCAGCTCGTGCCCGTCCGCTGGTACCGGCGCAGCGTCAGAAACGACATACCGCTGCCCGCCGGCGCCGAATCGTTCTCAAAGCTGCGCATTCTGCCTTACGACGTGTTCGCCGCCGCGCGCAGCCGCGAACGGATACTGCAAACCTGGCAGGCGTTTCCGCCGCAGTCGGCACGGGAACCGTAA
- a CDS encoding response regulator transcription factor encodes MIKVLIVEDEPIVRRDLVLLTRWEELGCVCAGEAATGKEGIARFNELQPDIVITDIRMPELDGLEMISIISEICAVTAGSVSAEFIILSGYGDFEYARKAMREGVQEYLLKPVDDDELAAAVRRVIGRITARKGQSGAGVSGDGGKSESMLMLFKEYELGGRESVSARNVEKAIELIRTRYIGGITIEQAAETLGISAGHLSRSFKSETGYTFVDYLTFFRIKKAAELLQDANAKIYEVADMVGYGDARYFSQIFKRLTGLTPKEFQERR; translated from the coding sequence ATGATAAAAGTATTGATAGTTGAAGACGAACCGATCGTGCGCCGCGATCTGGTGCTGCTGACCCGATGGGAAGAGTTGGGCTGCGTGTGCGCGGGAGAAGCCGCCACCGGCAAAGAAGGTATCGCGCGGTTTAACGAGCTGCAGCCGGACATCGTGATAACCGATATCCGAATGCCGGAACTCGACGGACTTGAAATGATAAGCATCATTTCGGAAATCTGCGCGGTAACCGCCGGATCGGTGTCGGCCGAATTCATCATTCTGTCCGGATACGGCGATTTCGAGTACGCCCGGAAGGCGATGCGCGAAGGCGTTCAGGAATATCTTTTGAAACCGGTGGACGACGACGAACTCGCCGCGGCCGTCCGACGCGTCATCGGACGGATTACGGCTCGGAAAGGACAGTCCGGTGCGGGCGTTTCCGGCGACGGCGGTAAATCGGAAAGTATGCTGATGTTATTTAAAGAATACGAGCTGGGCGGGCGTGAATCGGTTTCCGCGCGGAACGTGGAAAAAGCTATCGAGCTGATACGCACCCGATATATCGGCGGAATCACGATCGAGCAGGCGGCCGAAACGTTGGGCATTTCCGCCGGACATCTGAGCCGGAGTTTTAAAAGCGAAACGGGATATACGTTCGTAGATTATTTGACGTTTTTCAGAATAAAAAAGGCCGCCGAATTGCTGCAGGATGCGAATGCGAAAATTTACGAAGTGGCGGATATGGTCGGCTACGGCGACGCGCGGTATTTCAGTCAGATTTTTAAGCGGCTGACCGGTTTGACGCCGAAAGAGTTTCAGGAGCGCCGGTAG
- a CDS encoding sensor histidine kinase → MKLPRFSFFWRILSAFVLCGMAPLFLLSVVFTGAVEHVIEKNNYRRAAESVESVRLVADSFVQTAIRTAEHLSASAAVIGYCANGDAASPVAQSLLVSDIFQETRLYAEDDDFQIYVIPADGRPVLSKKTIPAQYELASYGGWGVFNAARSELNRTDGCSPYVLFGQPHPDSGNQTVAAVIVPVYGTAAPAAALSRAQDGFPAGVTGFVIVDILRKGFASRITQIAGLQGALDTLLLYDKNRCVLYSHFSPETESAFFDPVPDFGTETAATHVARSPLSGLSVYGGQPEIGTVQFVRDLRSVALLIAFLTAGISFFAAVLFSRSITRPVEALARAMRKAESGDLSVRCEEPYADASQTDEMSFLIRCFNRMVGRIGRQVDDIVEQQKRLRIAEVKTLQAQINPHFLYNTLNSIKSTAKLAGAHKVANMVTALGKILRYEFTPEENFAPLEKELEMARNYFEIEAYRWDGRFSLEESVDPRVTACAVPRLVIQPLVENALIHGLEEKNGAGTLRITASVEIGVRFPQQSDIVIEIRDDGRGMSEERLAALQIILAETAEIGRPQFFADAHVADAPVSADTPVPAAAGNAMTDSNGIALVNTHRRLKLLYGDRYGLTVDSKRECGTVVTVRIPFGRSL, encoded by the coding sequence ATGAAATTGCCGCGGTTTTCCTTCTTTTGGCGTATCTTATCGGCGTTCGTGTTGTGCGGTATGGCGCCGCTGTTTTTGCTTTCGGTCGTGTTTACCGGAGCGGTCGAACACGTCATAGAAAAAAACAATTACCGGCGCGCCGCCGAATCGGTTGAATCGGTACGGCTCGTGGCGGACAGCTTTGTGCAGACGGCGATTCGCACTGCGGAACATTTATCCGCTTCCGCCGCGGTTATCGGCTACTGCGCGAACGGGGACGCGGCTTCGCCGGTGGCTCAGAGCCTGCTCGTTTCGGACATTTTTCAGGAGACGCGGCTTTACGCCGAAGACGACGATTTTCAGATATACGTGATACCTGCCGACGGGCGCCCCGTTCTTTCCAAAAAAACGATTCCCGCACAGTACGAACTCGCGTCGTACGGCGGCTGGGGTGTTTTCAACGCGGCGCGTTCCGAACTGAACCGTACGGACGGTTGCAGTCCGTACGTGCTGTTCGGGCAGCCGCATCCGGACAGCGGCAACCAAACGGTGGCCGCCGTTATCGTGCCGGTGTACGGAACCGCCGCTCCGGCTGCCGCGTTATCACGCGCGCAGGACGGATTTCCCGCCGGCGTAACCGGATTCGTGATCGTGGATATTCTGCGCAAAGGCTTTGCGTCGCGGATTACGCAGATTGCCGGGCTTCAAGGGGCGCTCGACACGCTGCTTTTATACGACAAAAATCGGTGCGTGCTGTACAGCCACTTTTCGCCTGAAACGGAAAGCGCGTTCTTCGATCCGGTGCCGGATTTTGGGACTGAAACGGCTGCGACGCACGTTGCGCGTTCGCCGCTTTCCGGGCTGTCGGTGTACGGCGGGCAGCCGGAAATCGGTACGGTGCAGTTCGTGCGCGATTTGCGCTCCGTCGCACTGCTGATTGCTTTTCTGACCGCGGGCATTTCGTTTTTTGCGGCGGTTCTGTTTTCCCGATCGATCACCCGGCCGGTGGAGGCGCTCGCGCGCGCAATGCGAAAAGCCGAATCGGGAGATCTTTCCGTCAGGTGTGAAGAGCCGTATGCCGACGCGTCGCAGACAGACGAAATGTCGTTTCTGATCCGGTGTTTCAACCGGATGGTCGGCCGGATCGGGCGGCAGGTCGACGACATCGTGGAACAGCAAAAGCGGCTGCGCATAGCGGAAGTGAAAACGCTACAGGCGCAGATCAATCCGCATTTTCTGTACAATACGCTCAATTCCATCAAATCGACGGCGAAACTGGCGGGCGCGCATAAAGTGGCGAACATGGTCACCGCTTTGGGGAAAATCCTCCGGTACGAGTTTACGCCGGAAGAAAATTTCGCTCCACTCGAAAAAGAACTGGAAATGGCGCGCAATTATTTCGAGATTGAAGCGTATCGTTGGGACGGGCGGTTTTCGCTTGAAGAGTCGGTAGATCCGCGGGTTACCGCCTGCGCGGTGCCGCGGCTCGTCATTCAGCCGTTGGTGGAAAACGCGCTGATCCACGGTCTTGAAGAAAAAAACGGAGCGGGAACGCTCCGGATTACGGCTTCCGTGGAAATCGGCGTTCGGTTTCCGCAGCAGTCCGATATTGTCATAGAAATACGGGATGACGGCCGGGGCATGAGCGAAGAGCGCCTTGCCGCGCTTCAAATCATTTTAGCCGAAACAGCGGAAATCGGCCGCCCGCAGTTTTTCGCCGACGCGCATGTTGCAGACGCGCCTGTTTCAGCCGACACGCCCGTTCCCGCCGCCGCCGGGAACGCGATGACGGACTCGAACGGCATCGCGCTCGTAAACACGCATCGCCGTCTGAAACTGCTGTACGGCGATCGGTACGGACTGACCGTAGATTCAAAACGGGAATGCGGTACCGTCGTTACCGTCCGCATTCCGTTCGGCAGGTCGTTATGA
- a CDS encoding MarR family winged helix-turn-helix transcriptional regulator → MNRYGIEDFRKIDKEIESVYNGFIRESGISLSEFWILLMFHEGIASQNEIARELFLSKQTVNSACAKLVERGLITLAPAKDDRRSRLIALTEKGRTFMETYIGTVDQAEESVWNDFLPEEQAAVVELLQKYCSLLKKYTAQ, encoded by the coding sequence ATGAATCGGTACGGTATTGAGGATTTCAGAAAAATCGACAAGGAAATCGAGTCGGTCTACAACGGATTTATCCGCGAAAGTGGCATTTCGCTTTCAGAATTCTGGATTCTGCTGATGTTTCACGAGGGAATTGCCTCGCAGAATGAGATTGCGCGCGAACTTTTTTTGAGCAAGCAAACGGTCAATTCGGCGTGCGCAAAACTCGTTGAGCGCGGTCTGATTACGCTCGCACCGGCAAAAGACGACAGGCGAAGCCGGCTGATTGCGCTCACGGAAAAAGGGCGGACTTTTATGGAAACGTACATCGGTACGGTTGACCAGGCGGAGGAATCCGTTTGGAATGATTTTTTGCCGGAGGAGCAGGCGGCGGTGGTGGAGCTGCTGCAAAAATACTGCTCGCTTTTAAAAAAATATACGGCACAATAA